A single region of the Mechercharimyces sp. CAU 1602 genome encodes:
- a CDS encoding DHHA1 domain-containing protein: MSKKVKLFTHTDLDGVGCAIVCRSFFGVDNVNVDYCDYNEINTKVTNFLNEGTDEYDAIFITDISVAEEVAEKINDTAADKIMLIDHHATALWLNKYDWATVIVKGIKGKESGTSLFNEWLQVHMSNIRTNPMLSEFAELVRRYDTWEWKTRYGVLKPKKMNDLLYIIGRERFVARPHEFEYFTTNFSANEELLLELEAEKESAYIEKKKSEVRRLVVEGFTVGIVFADRYLSSLGEEIAKVNEDIDIVAMVNPPKAVSFRTVKSDIHLGEFAQKFGGGGHAKAAGCSLNVNSVNSLGLAAYLW, translated from the coding sequence GTGTCAAAGAAAGTGAAGCTATTTACGCATACGGATCTTGATGGTGTTGGTTGCGCGATCGTATGTCGCTCCTTCTTCGGAGTAGACAACGTCAATGTAGATTACTGTGATTATAACGAAATCAATACGAAAGTCACGAATTTTCTCAATGAGGGTACGGATGAATACGATGCAATTTTTATTACAGATATTTCGGTTGCTGAAGAAGTAGCCGAGAAAATTAATGATACTGCTGCGGATAAAATCATGTTGATCGACCACCACGCGACAGCTCTATGGCTCAATAAATACGACTGGGCGACAGTTATTGTGAAAGGGATTAAAGGCAAGGAGAGTGGAACCAGCTTATTTAATGAATGGCTACAAGTTCACATGTCGAATATCCGAACGAATCCCATGCTTTCCGAATTCGCTGAACTCGTACGTAGATATGATACTTGGGAATGGAAAACGCGTTACGGTGTCTTAAAACCGAAGAAAATGAATGACTTACTTTACATCATTGGGAGAGAACGTTTTGTTGCGAGACCTCACGAATTCGAATATTTTACTACTAATTTTTCAGCTAACGAAGAACTACTGTTGGAGCTTGAAGCGGAAAAAGAGTCAGCTTACATCGAGAAGAAGAAATCCGAAGTCCGTCGTCTAGTAGTCGAAGGATTTACGGTAGGCATTGTTTTTGCAGATCGATATCTATCGAGCCTAGGAGAGGAAATCGCGAAAGTCAACGAAGACATTGACATCGTAGCCATGGTGAACCCGCCAAAAGCCGTTAGCTTCCGGACTGTGAAAAGTGACATTCATCTCGGAGAGTTTGCGCAGAAATTCGGTGGCGGAGGGCATGCGAAAGCCGCAGGATGTTCTTTGAACGTTAACTCTGTGAATTCGTTAGGGTTGGCGGCGTATCTATGGTGA
- a CDS encoding crossover junction endodeoxyribonuclease RuvC, with translation MKNRYFGLDLSISCPGFAVLEVKKNRKPTLLFYGHLKTNPKLPHGDRLAHIKSYVEAIRYDYGPFVKVIREKAFHNARVHATAGGYKVAGIVDYALRGVEIEELANSTVKKEVTGNGRASKDDVEVAVRGWFPEEEFKTDDESDAVAVVLACLLREGLIEEVK, from the coding sequence ATGAAAAACCGCTACTTCGGACTCGATCTTTCGATATCTTGCCCAGGCTTCGCGGTATTGGAGGTGAAGAAGAACCGCAAGCCTACGCTTCTCTTTTACGGACACTTGAAGACGAATCCGAAGTTACCACATGGCGACAGGTTAGCGCATATCAAGTCGTATGTAGAAGCAATCCGATATGATTACGGTCCATTCGTGAAGGTGATCCGAGAGAAGGCGTTTCACAACGCTAGGGTTCACGCAACAGCAGGCGGATATAAGGTTGCAGGTATCGTGGACTATGCGCTACGTGGCGTGGAAATTGAGGAGTTAGCGAATAGTACCGTGAAAAAGGAGGTGACGGGGAACGGGCGAGCCAGTAAAGACGACGTGGAAGTGGCAGTGAGGGGGTGGTTTCCGGAAGAAGAGTTTAAAACGGATGATGAGAGTGATGCGGTTGCTGTTGTGTTGGCGTGTCTGTTGCGCGAAGGATTGATTGAGGAGGTGAAATAA
- a CDS encoding recombinase family protein yields the protein MSVAIYARVSTLTQVDGTSLDSQIDFCQKKIKELGIGGSIEVFREEGASGENIERPQMDRLRENVKNGSVTHVICTHPDRLSRNLVDKLLVCGEFEKSNVELIFVDTEYKNTPEGQLFFNMQSAIAQYELAQIRKRTVTGRIKAAERGQILPMRTTPYGYEFQDGKLVINEEEAKFVRMVYDWYVYKNLTLREIGEKLHELGAKPRRGKQWNASSIGRILNSETYAGTFYYNRRETKKVKGKTKSGYVRKAISMRDKDDWVSITVPAIIDKALFELAQRQREKNKTFSGNVKHEYMLKSLLRCGHCGRKWQATTYSGRKDQRYRSYRCPNKFPRKYGGEVKKCDTHAIRAEQLEDFIWGIVFEIVSQPKKYIERIGEGAKAHEIEINETIGALKIRFEDLNKQREKLKYMFLNDLITEEEMQRDMSGINKDIGIVENQIKALQSNQDEQTNKLLAKESFESMMEGIQKMLKEELSMKERRHIISLIMDEIVLYFDGDEAKVICFGPMEHILKEAKLSGDIDIESCSQRFANMGY from the coding sequence GTGTCTGTAGCTATATACGCAAGAGTATCTACACTGACACAAGTTGATGGTACTAGCCTGGACTCGCAAATAGACTTTTGCCAGAAGAAAATAAAAGAATTAGGTATAGGTGGAAGTATAGAGGTATTTAGAGAAGAGGGAGCATCTGGCGAGAATATTGAACGTCCGCAAATGGACAGGTTGCGTGAGAACGTGAAGAATGGAAGTGTAACTCACGTGATTTGTACTCATCCGGATCGGTTAAGCCGGAATCTAGTCGATAAACTATTAGTTTGCGGGGAATTTGAAAAAAGCAATGTAGAACTTATTTTTGTTGATACCGAATACAAAAATACGCCGGAAGGACAGCTATTTTTTAATATGCAGTCCGCTATTGCACAGTACGAATTAGCGCAGATACGAAAACGAACTGTGACTGGACGTATAAAAGCGGCCGAAAGAGGTCAAATCCTCCCTATGAGAACGACACCTTACGGTTACGAATTTCAGGACGGGAAGCTAGTAATCAATGAGGAAGAGGCTAAATTCGTTCGTATGGTATATGATTGGTATGTATACAAAAACCTTACATTACGAGAAATCGGAGAAAAGTTACACGAATTAGGGGCAAAACCACGACGAGGAAAGCAATGGAACGCGTCATCTATAGGGAGAATATTGAATTCAGAGACGTATGCAGGGACTTTTTATTATAATCGCAGAGAAACGAAGAAGGTTAAAGGTAAAACAAAATCGGGTTATGTACGTAAAGCCATATCGATGCGTGATAAGGACGATTGGGTCTCAATAACTGTGCCTGCGATTATTGATAAAGCGCTTTTCGAGTTAGCGCAAAGGCAACGAGAGAAGAATAAAACGTTTTCTGGTAATGTTAAGCACGAGTATATGCTAAAGTCGTTACTCCGTTGCGGACATTGTGGACGTAAGTGGCAGGCTACAACGTATTCCGGAAGAAAAGATCAACGGTATAGAAGCTATCGTTGTCCAAATAAATTCCCTAGAAAATATGGAGGAGAAGTGAAAAAGTGCGATACACATGCAATTAGAGCAGAACAACTGGAAGATTTCATCTGGGGGATAGTATTTGAGATAGTCTCTCAACCTAAGAAATATATAGAAAGGATCGGTGAGGGAGCGAAGGCGCACGAAATAGAAATTAACGAAACCATCGGCGCTTTAAAGATACGTTTTGAAGACCTAAACAAACAAAGAGAAAAGCTGAAATATATGTTCCTAAACGACCTCATTACAGAGGAAGAAATGCAAAGAGACATGTCAGGCATCAACAAAGACATAGGAATTGTAGAGAATCAGATCAAGGCGTTGCAATCAAATCAGGATGAGCAAACGAATAAATTGTTGGCAAAAGAGAGTTTTGAATCAATGATGGAAGGGATTCAGAAAATGCTTAAAGAGGAATTGTCAATGAAGGAAAGGAGACACATTATAAGTTTGATCATGGATGAAATAGTGCTATACTTTGACGGCGACGAGGCAAAAGTGATTTGCTTTGGTCCTATGGAGCATATTTTAAAAGAGGCTAAATTGAGTGGAGATATTGACATTGAATCGTGTTCACAACGCTTTGCAAATATGGGCTACTAA
- a CDS encoding N-acetylglucosaminidase, producing the protein MSLLISEAVSGRLNGIQATTSPMTYEEALDTQANLQWPPIIYKDGGWHQATPEEVDEELNPANSLEGDEVLQHLNLAQVPDASVADLDDFLEGQGVLEGMGVIFLAGGLIQNVDPIYLAVHSSLESGRGTSKLATGTVEGYEGWYNVFGIGAIDENPNERGAQYAKEKGWDSAAKAIYGGIKWISYFYIHAGQNTLYKMKWNPKSPGDHQYATDIGWSRKQATRIASHYRTFGDIEACWDLPNYAAEEDVNV; encoded by the coding sequence ATGAGTTTATTAATCAGCGAGGCTGTAAGTGGGAGATTGAACGGAATACAGGCGACAACTTCGCCAATGACATACGAAGAAGCGTTGGATACGCAAGCTAATTTGCAATGGCCGCCGATCATTTACAAGGATGGTGGATGGCATCAAGCGACTCCGGAAGAAGTCGACGAGGAGTTGAACCCTGCAAATTCACTAGAAGGAGACGAAGTCCTGCAACACTTGAACCTTGCGCAGGTACCAGACGCTTCTGTAGCGGACTTAGATGATTTCTTAGAAGGGCAAGGCGTGTTGGAAGGGATGGGCGTCATTTTCCTCGCAGGTGGGTTGATACAGAACGTTGATCCAATATATCTCGCGGTACATTCGTCGCTCGAATCTGGACGCGGAACAAGCAAGTTAGCAACAGGTACGGTCGAAGGATACGAAGGGTGGTACAACGTATTCGGCATCGGAGCGATCGACGAAAACCCCAACGAAAGGGGAGCGCAGTACGCAAAAGAGAAAGGCTGGGACTCCGCTGCCAAGGCGATTTACGGCGGAATCAAGTGGATTTCATATTTCTACATTCATGCTGGACAGAACACGCTTTATAAGATGAAATGGAATCCGAAATCACCGGGAGACCACCAATACGCAACGGATATCGGTTGGTCAAGAAAGCAGGCTACTCGTATCGCTAGTCATTACAGAACATTCGGAGATATCGAAGCGTGTTGGGACTTACCGAATTACGCTGCCGAGGAGGATGTGAATGTTTAA
- the thyX gene encoding FAD-dependent thymidylate synthase yields MAFELLQYVGPGVQESQGLALTAIRTCYSANKPSEIVAKEGKKYFHNEATDGEKGAEVDRLIRHIMRSKHTSTIEHLSYTFAIEGLSRSALAQLTRHRFFSFSVQSQRYVKMGSDDRSGGFDYVAPPSLSKSESYHNAMRRSQAVYDELRRSSVLAEDARFILPNATATNLVMTGNLRAILDFYSKRQEGKGAQWEIAELAERVRREVVMVDPWVDPFFDEM; encoded by the coding sequence ATGGCGTTTGAATTGCTACAATACGTCGGTCCAGGTGTACAGGAGTCACAAGGACTCGCTTTGACTGCGATAAGAACCTGTTATTCCGCGAATAAACCGAGCGAAATCGTTGCGAAAGAGGGGAAAAAGTATTTCCACAATGAAGCTACAGATGGCGAAAAGGGGGCGGAAGTTGACCGTTTGATTCGGCACATCATGCGCTCCAAGCATACGTCCACGATCGAGCATTTGAGCTATACGTTTGCTATCGAAGGATTATCACGGTCAGCATTGGCGCAATTGACGAGACATCGATTCTTCTCATTCAGCGTTCAGAGTCAACGGTATGTGAAGATGGGGAGTGACGACCGAAGTGGCGGATTTGATTACGTCGCGCCTCCTTCATTAAGTAAGTCAGAGAGTTACCATAACGCGATGAGACGTTCACAAGCGGTTTACGATGAATTGCGAAGATCAAGTGTGCTTGCTGAAGACGCAAGATTCATTCTCCCAAACGCCACAGCAACGAATCTCGTCATGACCGGGAATCTCCGAGCCATTCTCGACTTCTATTCGAAGAGGCAAGAAGGAAAGGGCGCACAGTGGGAGATTGCGGAGTTGGCCGAAAGGGTTCGGAGGGAAGTCGTCATGGTTGATCCGTGGGTAGATCCATTCTTTGACGAGATGTAG
- a CDS encoding AAA family ATPase: MKIALTGKMRSGKSTVAEYLSENYGFHSCAFGDTLKLFANKLFQPRQLKDRQLYQWFGQTMRERESDIWVRHLDYAIYDLVTTGKNIVITDLRQPNEYQYCREKGFAIIRVTCPDDIRLQRMRQEGDLFDETTLNHETEMYIDGFGVDFEIENGGRWLDMAEQVDVIVRNLPLIEEAM; encoded by the coding sequence GTGAAGATTGCATTGACGGGGAAGATGCGTAGTGGGAAGTCTACAGTTGCGGAGTATCTGAGCGAGAATTATGGATTTCATTCTTGCGCATTTGGCGATACGCTCAAACTTTTCGCCAACAAACTGTTTCAACCACGTCAGTTAAAGGATCGCCAACTATACCAATGGTTTGGTCAAACGATGCGAGAGCGGGAATCGGATATCTGGGTACGGCATTTAGATTACGCGATATACGACTTAGTTACGACCGGAAAGAACATAGTCATCACCGATCTCCGACAGCCCAACGAATATCAATACTGCCGTGAGAAAGGGTTCGCAATCATCCGCGTTACCTGCCCTGATGATATACGCCTCCAACGCATGAGACAAGAAGGCGATTTATTCGACGAAACCACGCTCAATCACGAAACGGAAATGTACATTGACGGATTCGGCGTTGATTTCGAAATTGAAAACGGAGGCAGATGGCTTGACATGGCGGAACAGGTTGACGTTATTGTACGGAATCTTCCTTTAATAGAGGAGGCTATGTGA
- a CDS encoding DNA polymerase, whose product MEQLTLNLNMKEEEEEKKRRERVKEAESRRKAAVPSEDDWNRIFEMKNNERDTEKLKEVKASMEAGEIARSSEDIFSKSGKLKRFSKAEALRIWQKLQERNRERKLKELVESTPDNYRLVTTVPQLDQLIKDLYNEPIIAVDTETTGLNVYSDRIVGISFTLPNADYHVYIPLAHENCEQLTRDYVLGEIHGILEEECIGKVLHNAKFDMHMFLRHSVRMRGLAWDTQEAMKLLNENEVHDENGKAYSLKRLATKYLKVPSDNFKALFGDASFREVPIDVALVYAAKDTDISWRLYQFQRQHMEKLPKVLNTYEKVENPLIEIVVDMERTGFVIDQEYAKELGEQLQLEIVEIHQKLREHFGDINFNSPQQLMKVLYDDLKLGKHLPARKKKSTDAATLETLRKHHEGVDLLLDYREKTKLRGTYVETLPRKVHKDGRLHGEFNQNGAATGRFSSSKPNFQNQPYYARKLFVAPKGKVLLSGDFSQQEPRLLAHFSNEDILINAYREGRDLYSTAASETFGLPLSECGDGSKWRKMMKTGILAVMYGTSPKTLAEQLGITEKEAKDFIETFYKKHPKVKRWIDGNIRFARRNRYVEMLGGRKRRLPEINSRDRWMRLRAERQCTNAIIQGSAAIQTKLTMIELDKLCKRKGWQMALTVHDEIGVYAPDSISLADVKEFESVFLDTVKLRVPNKTDIEISRRWGEGKTIKEWFGVKESEAIYAYGS is encoded by the coding sequence ATGGAGCAGCTAACTCTAAATCTTAATATGAAGGAGGAAGAAGAGGAAAAGAAGCGTCGAGAACGAGTCAAAGAAGCGGAATCTAGACGAAAGGCGGCGGTACCGAGCGAAGACGATTGGAACCGGATCTTTGAGATGAAGAATAACGAACGCGACACAGAAAAATTAAAGGAGGTTAAGGCGAGTATGGAGGCGGGCGAAATTGCCCGTTCCTCCGAGGACATTTTTTCGAAAAGCGGGAAGTTGAAGCGGTTTAGCAAGGCGGAGGCATTGCGAATTTGGCAGAAGTTGCAGGAACGGAATCGGGAACGGAAGCTTAAGGAGTTAGTCGAGAGTACGCCGGATAATTATCGTCTAGTGACAACAGTTCCGCAGTTAGACCAATTAATTAAGGACTTGTACAATGAACCAATTATCGCGGTAGACACGGAGACAACAGGTTTGAATGTGTATTCGGATCGAATCGTGGGGATCTCGTTCACATTGCCAAACGCTGACTATCACGTTTACATTCCGCTGGCTCACGAGAATTGCGAGCAGTTGACGAGGGACTACGTATTGGGAGAGATCCACGGCATTCTGGAGGAAGAATGCATCGGGAAGGTATTGCATAACGCGAAATTCGATATGCACATGTTTCTACGACATAGCGTACGGATGCGCGGATTAGCTTGGGATACGCAGGAAGCTATGAAGTTGTTGAATGAGAACGAGGTACATGACGAAAACGGGAAGGCGTATTCTTTGAAGAGGTTAGCAACGAAATATCTAAAGGTTCCATCGGACAATTTTAAAGCACTTTTTGGTGACGCATCGTTCAGAGAGGTTCCCATAGACGTTGCATTGGTGTACGCAGCAAAGGATACGGATATTTCTTGGCGACTTTATCAATTTCAGCGTCAGCACATGGAGAAGTTACCGAAGGTACTGAACACATACGAAAAAGTTGAGAACCCGCTAATTGAAATCGTAGTGGATATGGAGCGAACAGGATTCGTTATTGATCAAGAGTATGCAAAAGAACTGGGGGAACAGCTACAGCTAGAGATAGTCGAGATTCATCAGAAGTTACGAGAACACTTTGGCGACATTAATTTCAACAGTCCGCAACAGCTAATGAAAGTCTTGTATGATGACTTGAAATTGGGTAAGCACCTCCCGGCAAGAAAGAAGAAATCAACGGATGCGGCGACACTAGAGACCTTACGGAAGCATCACGAAGGTGTAGATCTACTTCTTGACTATCGGGAGAAAACGAAGTTGCGCGGAACTTACGTAGAAACCCTTCCAAGAAAAGTACACAAAGATGGGCGTTTACACGGTGAGTTCAACCAAAACGGTGCCGCGACAGGAAGGTTCTCGTCAAGCAAGCCCAATTTTCAAAACCAACCCTATTATGCACGCAAACTCTTTGTTGCACCGAAAGGAAAGGTGTTATTATCCGGCGACTTTTCGCAACAAGAACCGAGGCTTCTCGCCCACTTTTCGAATGAAGACATCCTTATCAACGCTTACCGTGAAGGGAGAGACCTATATAGTACGGCAGCATCCGAAACATTCGGCTTACCTCTAAGTGAATGTGGTGACGGCTCGAAATGGAGAAAGATGATGAAGACCGGAATATTAGCGGTCATGTATGGAACCTCACCGAAAACACTTGCGGAACAATTGGGAATCACGGAGAAAGAGGCGAAGGACTTCATTGAGACGTTTTACAAAAAGCATCCGAAGGTAAAGCGTTGGATTGACGGAAACATCCGATTTGCTCGTCGGAATCGATACGTTGAGATGTTGGGAGGGAGGAAGCGGAGACTGCCGGAGATCAACTCGCGTGATCGATGGATGAGGTTACGGGCGGAGCGGCAGTGTACTAACGCCATTATTCAAGGGAGCGCGGCAATCCAGACGAAGCTGACGATGATAGAACTGGATAAACTGTGCAAGCGAAAGGGATGGCAAATGGCGCTGACAGTGCATGATGAGATTGGCGTGTATGCTCCGGATTCGATCAGCTTGGCGGATGTAAAGGAGTTTGAAAGCGTGTTTCTGGATACGGTGAAGTTGCGAGTTCCGAATAAAACGGACATCGAGATTAGCCGTCGGTGGGGCGAAGGAAAAACGATAAAGGAGTGGTTCGGTGTCAAAGAAAGTGAAGCTATTTACGCATACGGATCTTGA
- a CDS encoding DNA cytosine methyltransferase, translating to MFAESTSYPAKKEAECVLSVSEGRRQAISKLRNHYGYGVRKDEESFADKIPPGGNWRSLSREDQLVFWNGKIPISGGSTNGLRKKAWDEPAGTITTSPIQKLSCQLHPGANIERSGYMEFNVTPTEPSNGLTIAELFCGGGLMAVGLKEAGFDIVWANDVNKQAIKAYRHNVGMHAVLSDITEIDPEGIPDTDIIAGGPPCQDFSVAGKHDGEEGKNGRLVWAYLNIIERKQPKAFIFENVKGLIGKRHRETFDSLITKFNEIGYRISWRLINAWDYGVAQKRERVFIVGIRRDLGFEFQFPEPDPADYRTQVLCDVIGDLPVPDQNWNVKKPERKANMSAPSPTITTQFYCQTVEISNHDEKSYWTPKSDYSYDQANRVQSLSQPSNTIPAHHNSGQPIHPQSKPRRFTVRECLRIQSAPDWYVIPEDLSLSAQYRIVGNGVACRVAWYLGKALAQQLNEYSKKEVLDWRSRLQTTIKNNSKAQ from the coding sequence ATGTTTGCGGAAAGTACCTCCTATCCGGCGAAGAAAGAAGCGGAATGTGTATTGAGTGTGAGCGAAGGGAGGCGACAAGCGATAAGTAAATTGCGAAATCACTACGGCTACGGCGTTAGAAAAGACGAAGAGTCTTTCGCAGACAAGATACCGCCTGGCGGAAACTGGCGAAGTCTAAGTCGAGAGGATCAACTAGTTTTCTGGAACGGAAAGATACCCATTAGTGGAGGTAGCACTAATGGGTTGCGCAAGAAAGCGTGGGATGAGCCTGCTGGAACTATTACGACTTCACCGATTCAAAAACTATCGTGCCAGCTTCATCCTGGCGCAAATATTGAAAGGAGTGGATATATGGAGTTTAACGTGACACCAACGGAACCGTCGAATGGACTCACGATTGCGGAGTTGTTCTGTGGAGGCGGATTGATGGCGGTAGGGTTAAAGGAAGCGGGATTCGATATTGTCTGGGCAAACGATGTAAATAAGCAAGCAATAAAGGCATACCGACACAATGTAGGAATGCACGCGGTTCTAAGTGATATAACGGAGATCGATCCTGAGGGTATTCCGGATACAGATATTATTGCCGGAGGACCACCGTGCCAAGACTTTAGCGTAGCAGGTAAGCATGACGGGGAGGAGGGGAAGAATGGCCGGCTAGTATGGGCGTATTTGAACATTATTGAGCGCAAACAACCGAAAGCTTTTATATTTGAAAACGTCAAGGGATTGATAGGAAAGCGCCATAGAGAAACGTTTGACTCTCTTATTACGAAGTTTAACGAAATTGGGTATCGAATTAGTTGGCGACTGATAAATGCATGGGACTACGGAGTGGCGCAGAAGAGAGAACGCGTGTTTATCGTGGGTATACGAAGAGATCTCGGTTTTGAATTTCAGTTTCCGGAACCTGATCCCGCAGACTACCGGACACAGGTATTGTGTGATGTAATTGGCGATCTACCTGTACCTGATCAGAATTGGAACGTTAAGAAGCCTGAGCGTAAGGCGAATATGAGCGCACCGAGTCCAACGATTACGACACAGTTTTATTGCCAGACAGTGGAGATTTCGAATCACGATGAGAAGTCATACTGGACTCCGAAAAGTGATTATAGCTACGACCAAGCTAATCGCGTTCAATCCCTTAGTCAACCGTCAAATACGATACCCGCTCATCATAATTCCGGACAGCCGATCCACCCGCAGTCAAAGCCACGTAGATTCACCGTTAGAGAATGTTTGCGAATCCAATCCGCGCCTGACTGGTACGTCATACCGGAAGACTTATCGTTATCTGCGCAGTATCGCATTGTCGGAAATGGCGTAGCATGTCGGGTGGCGTGGTATCTCGGAAAAGCATTAGCGCAACAATTAAACGAATATTCGAAAAAGGAGGTGTTAGATTGGCGTTCACGATTACAGACGACTATAAAAAACAATTCGAAGGCGCAGTAG